The nucleotide window GGCTAAGACTGTGCATGAAATGCTGGAAGCCCGAGGCATAACCATAATGACTGGTAAAGGCGTAGAAGAATTCGTCGGAGGCGACACAGTCACTGGCGTAGTGGCTGGAGGAGAACAAATCAACGCTGACCTGTGCGTAGCCGCATTTGGCGTGAGAGCCAACACTGAACTCGCACAGAAAGCGGGCCTAACGTTAGGCGAAACCAAAGCTGTCAAAGTTAATCCAAGAATGGAGACCAGTGTACCAGGCATTTATGCCGTTGGAGACTGCACCGAAACTACCCACATGGTGTCTCAAAGACCATACTGCCCACAGCTGGGCACAGTAGCCGTTAGACAGGGCAAAGTGGCTGGAACCAACGCTGCAGGTGGATATGCCATATTTCCTGGCGCTATGGGCTCCGCGGTTACGAAGTTCTTTGACACCGAGATCGGCGTAACAGGACTGAACGAATTCTTTGCAAGAAAAGCTGGCTTTGACGTGGTTTCAGGCGTAATCAGCGGCAAAACACGAGCGCAGTATTACCCCGGAGCTCAGCCGATAAAGGTCAAGATTGTGGTTGAGAAAGCAATGGAACGGATCATTGGCGCACAGATCACCGGTGGAGAAGAAGTCACACAGCGGATTAATGCCATATCGATTGGAATACAGAAGAACATAACAGTGCATGAGTTGGCGAAATCGGACACTTGCTATGCGCCTCCGCTATGCGAAACATGGGAATTGATGGCGTTAGCAGCTGAAGCAGCAATAATAAAACTTGGCAGATAGACTCTGCCCACAACTAGTCTGCGCCATCCCTTTTCATTCATTTTTCCTATTGTGAAAGTTATAAATGAGGGAAGCCCTATTAGGTGAATCTCTTTACAACAAGCATGAAAAAAGATGGAGATGCGAAAGGATGCCAATCAAAGTAGCCATAAACGGATTCGGCAGAATCGGACGACTTCTCTTCAGAGCTGCAGTGGAACGCAACGCCAACATCGACTTTGTCGCAGTCAACGACATAACAGACCCAAAGACCCTAGCACACCTGCTGAAATACGATTCAGTGCACGGACGCGCACCTTTCCCAGTTGAAGCCGCGCCCGATGGCGTAATCGTCAAAGGCAAGAAAATCAAGACTCTGAGGGAACGCGATCCATCAAAGCTACCGTGGAAAGACCTTGATGTCTACTTAGCCGTGGAATCTACAGGCTTGTTCACCGACCGCGAAAAAGCCGCAATGCATTTGACAGCTGGAGCAAAGAAAGTCCTGATTTCAGCGCCAGCTAAAAACCCCGACATAACCATCGTCATGGGCGTAAACGACAATCAGTATGATCACGCAAAACACAACATACTCTCCAATGCTTCATGTACAACCAACTGCGTCGCTCCCGTTGCCAAGGTTCTGCATGACAGCTTCGGCCTCAAAAGCGGCTTCATGATGACAGCACACGCATACACAAACGACCAGAGAATACAAGACTTGGTTCACTCGGACCTTCGGAGAGCGCGAGCTGGTGCAGTAAACATTATACCGACCTCAACGGGGGCAGCGAAAGCAGCAACGCTAGTGTTGCCGGAACTAACTGGACGAATGGACGGAATCGCCCTCAGAGTCCCTGTTCCAGACGTCTCTATCGTAGACTTGACCTGTGTCCTAGAGAAGAGCACAACCAAGGAAGAGATCAACGAGGCGTTCAAGAAAGCAGCTGAAGGACCGTTAAAGGGTATTCTGGAATACACAGACGACCCAGTCGTCTCGCAGGACTTTCTGCACAGCACTTGGTCAGCGGCCTTTGACGCGCAGTCAACCATGGTCATTGGTGGTAACTTTGTTAAAGTGCTTGCCTGGTATGACAACGAGTGGGGCTTCAGCTGCCGAATGACGGAGCTCATCGAGCTCATCGGCAAGAAAGCAGGATTCTAAGAGCCGAATTCCAACCCTCTCTTTTATTTTTTGTTGGACAAGTGATAAATACAGCAAGTTTAGACTACGCTTCTCTCAGCATCACACGTTCAGAAACAGGTGAATAGTATGCCACGAATCCTGACGATGGATGATTATGACTTTAAAGGAAAAACCGCCCTAGTCAGGGTGGATTTTAACAGCCCCATTGACCCAAAAACTAAGAAAGTCTTGGACGACACGCGCATCAAAGCGCATGGGGAATCTACCGTTAAGGAGTTGTCTCAGAAAGGCGCCAAAGTCGTGATTCTCGCGCATCAGGGCAGACCCGGCGACGCAGACTTCACACCCTTGAAAGAACATGCTCAAATACTCGGCAAAATTCTGGCAAAACCAGTGAAGTACGTTGACGACGTTTTCGGCGAAAAAGCTCAAAAAGCCATCAAGGAGCTAAAAAACGGAGAAATTCTCATCCTAGACAACGTTCGTAGCTTTGCAGACGAACAAAAGAAGGGAACTCCAGAAGACCACGCAAAGACAGAAATGGTTGAGAAACTGGCTCCGTTAGCCAATGTGTTCGTAAACGACGCCTTTGCAGCAGCACACCGCGCCCATGTATCAATTGTAGGCTTCACAGGTGTATTGCCTAGTGTGGCGGGGCGAATCATGGAACGTGAAGTCACAGCGTTGACGAAAGTTGTTCAAAATCCTGAGAAGCCATGCGTCTACGTCTTAGGCGGCGCCAAAGCTGATGATGCGCTTAAGATCAGCCAATATGTGCTGAAGAACAAGATCGCCGACCATGTGTTGACGGGAGGTGTGGTCGGTCATCTCTTCCTAGCAGCTAAGGGAATCGACTTGGGCAAGCCCAACATGGAGTTCTTGGAGAAAAAAGAACTGACTCAGTTCATCTCGGGCATCAAAGACCTCATGAAGAACTACGCGAGGAACATTGAAGTTCCTGTGGATTTAGCTGTAGAAACAGATGGAAAACGGATGGAAATCCCAGTCAGCAAGCTGCCAACCAAGTATCCGATCTTTGACATTGGAAGCGAAACAGCAAAAAAATATGTGGGAATTGTCAAAGGCGCCAAATCAATAGTTGTCAGCGGACCCATGGGAGTTTTTGAAAACAAACAGTTCGCTCTCGGAACCACTAAGACTTTTGAAGCCATAGCCTCGTCTAAAGCTTTCTCGCTCGTGGGAGGTGGACATTCAATCGCTGCGGTCGAAGAGCTTGGACTAGCCAAGAAAATGGGGTACGTCAGCACGGCTGGAGGCGCTCTCATAGAATTCCTCATGGGCGAGCAGTTACCAGGGGTCGTAGCATTAGTGAAGGCAGCTGCGCGAGCCTAAGCATCTCTTTTCTTTCTATAGAAACTAGGCTATTTTCTTTTGATAACTGAGAGAAGAGCTACTGCGAGGAATGCTACTCCAGCCCAGAAGAAGTTGCCGCCAGTGAGGAACCACACAACCACTGCAATAATGGCTGCAGGTAAGAAGAAAAGCATGACTTTGGCGATGACTATAATCACGATAAGGCCTATGACGAGAAGCACCAGCAGAAGAATAACCTCAAAGAGAAAGCCTAACTGAGGCAAGAGAGAAGTGGGCAACTGAATCATCCGCAATCCCTTTCGGCAAATTAAGCTTAGCCTCTATTAAAGTTTTCAACGAGGGCAGAGGCTGCGATGTTTGGTAGCGGGGGGTAGATTTGAACTACCGATCTCTGGGTTATGAGCCCAGCGGGTTAACCTGGCTACCCCACCCGTGTAGGACCTGCAGCTAGGTCTCGCTACGGTTTTTCCCCGCCATCTTCAGAGTTGATGGATTCGCGAGCTTAAAAGGTTTTTATGGCTGCATCGGATATGGCTATAACCCGTTTGGCACCATAGGTGAGTGTTCCGAGTTTGGACAAGTCTGTTTTCCGCGTGTTGTCTAAGCCTGTGTTTGAGAAGCCTGTTTTAGTTGAGGGGTTGCCCGGCTTTGGCAATGTGGGTAGATTGGCCGCTCGTTTGCTGATCGAGTTTACGCGTGGTGAGACTTTTGCTGAGTTGTATTCGCCTGCGTTTCCAGACTTTGTGAACGTTGAAAAGGATGGTGTGGCTCGTCCGCCTCATTACGAGTTTAGTAGGGCGGTTTTTGGCAAAGCGGAGTTTCTGGTTTTGACTGGCGAGGCTCAGCTTGCACGTGACGACGTTTTGGCTCATTACAGGCTTTGTAGCGAAATCTTGGATTTTGGGGAGCAGTTTGGCTGCAAGTTTCTGGCGACTATGGGCGGCGTGCCTCAACCTCGCCCAGCTGGCGAGGTTTATGTTGCGGCGACATCGGCGAAGTTGGCAGTTGAAACCATGGAAAAAGGCGCCGTACTATATGGCAGTGGGCGGATTGCAGGCGCGGCTGGTCTAATGCTGGGCTTGGCAAAGGAACGCAGATGGGAAGGCATCTGCCTGCTCGGTGCAACGACAGGCCTGAAAGCCGATAAGAACGCGGCTTTTAACGTGTTTAAGTTCCTTATGCGACTGTTTGGTGTTGAGGCAGGGTTGAACAACAGGAAGCCTGAGACGACACAGGAGAAAACCTGATTCAGTCGTGTGTTGGGATGGCAAATTCTAAAAGTGTAGGTTGCTAGTATTCGTTCTGGGCGAAAGAGAGTGTCGACAAACGTGCCTTTCTCGCTGCGCGTTCGTTTGGGGCAGTACGAAGTTGAGGTCAGTGGCAGCAAAGACGATGTTCTACGCACATTTGAGGACCTGCTGAATCTTGTTGCCGTGGTTTCAGAGGCATTCTCGCAGGCTGACGCAGAAGCCCCGTCGAATAAGACGCCCATGCAGTCCGCATCTCCGATGCCGTTGTCTCAATCCCTGTCGCCTTCCGCTGGTGCAAGCGCTTATCCGAGTATTCAGTCGTCTGGTGGTTGTGCCGATGCTGTTGTGAGATTGTTGGTAACTGATTGGGGTAGGGTCGCGCCTCGGACGTTGCCCGAGATTGTTGAGGCCATGCGGATCAATGCTGTTCATTATCCTGTGACGACGTTGTCGGGCGTTCTGAACTGGTTGGTTAGGAAGGGCAAGGTGAAACGTTGGAAGACCGATAAGGGTTACGTATATGTTCTGGCTCAAGCAACCGCTATGCCAAACCAGCCACCAACGCAGACGCCGAGCGAAACAGCTGAAGCGTCAACTGAGGGAGTATGAAGACAGTGGCTAAGATTAAAGCGCACATCAGGACAGGCTTCGGCGAACTTGAAGTTGAAGGCGAATCAGCGCAGGATCTGATTGAAGCCTTGAAGACTATTACACCCGAGTTTATTGGCGAAGTTGGTGGGTTGGTGTCCAGCAGGGTCATTGTTTCTTCAAAAGCTGGGTTGGAAGGTGTAGTCGAAATAACGACTGAAGGCCCAGTGGTGACAACTCGCGAGAAACTGAGTCACTATGAGGCCATTGGACTCATTCTGTTTGCTTCGGATAGAAAGACAGGCACAGCGACAAAGATAGCCGATTTGCTCAAGTCAAGCGGCATAAAGTCCATGGTGCCCGCACGGCTAAATGAAATGACCAAAAGAGGATTAGTGTTCAAACCTGACCCAGCAAGACCCGAGTTCAAATTGACACTGCAAGGCGAAAAATGGATAGAAGATGACGTGCTGGCTCGGTTGAAAGGCGTAACTCAATAATGCCAAGTAACAGGCATCTTCTTATGTGCTGTGCCGGTATCTGCGAAAGCGTTATGCCATGTTCTTGAATAATGGTGCCAGCAAGAGGGAAAGCATGACAGGTGAGCCCAATTGAGTGAGGCGGAGCACACGGTTACAGTTAACGTCAAGTATCAGGGCGTCGAGCAGACGTTCAATGGAAATGTCAATGACGTCTGGATTAGTGTTAACAGGTTTTTCAGTGAAGTTGTTCCAGCTTTTGACATTGCTCGAAAGGTAACTTTGACGGTTGACTTGGCTAAACTGATCGAAGACTTTAAGGATGTCGTAGCCATCACCCCTGAAGGCCCAGAGCTACTCATATCTAAAGAGAGGCTGACAGACAGTGAAACTCTTCAACTCCACCTACTAGCAGCTCACATAGGCCATCGACTTGGAAAACTGCAGCAAGAC belongs to Candidatus Bathyarchaeia archaeon and includes:
- a CDS encoding FAD-dependent oxidoreductase → MPRKIVIIGAHAGAVDAASAARKTDRTAEIILLTTEKYSGYSRCGIPFVIGGHIPKLTDLIVYPSSYYQMMKLDLRRETTATNIDPKAKTVETVDKTGKQENLQYDSLVIATGANAFIPPIKGKEKQGIHTVRTLDDGEKIDQAIQRGAKTAVVLGAGLIGLEVAIGLTERGVKTTVVELLPQIMPVMLDVDMAKTVHEMLEARGITIMTGKGVEEFVGGDTVTGVVAGGEQINADLCVAAFGVRANTELAQKAGLTLGETKAVKVNPRMETSVPGIYAVGDCTETTHMVSQRPYCPQLGTVAVRQGKVAGTNAAGGYAIFPGAMGSAVTKFFDTEIGVTGLNEFFARKAGFDVVSGVISGKTRAQYYPGAQPIKVKIVVEKAMERIIGAQITGGEEVTQRINAISIGIQKNITVHELAKSDTCYAPPLCETWELMALAAEAAIIKLGR
- the gap gene encoding type I glyceraldehyde-3-phosphate dehydrogenase, yielding MPIKVAINGFGRIGRLLFRAAVERNANIDFVAVNDITDPKTLAHLLKYDSVHGRAPFPVEAAPDGVIVKGKKIKTLRERDPSKLPWKDLDVYLAVESTGLFTDREKAAMHLTAGAKKVLISAPAKNPDITIVMGVNDNQYDHAKHNILSNASCTTNCVAPVAKVLHDSFGLKSGFMMTAHAYTNDQRIQDLVHSDLRRARAGAVNIIPTSTGAAKAATLVLPELTGRMDGIALRVPVPDVSIVDLTCVLEKSTTKEEINEAFKKAAEGPLKGILEYTDDPVVSQDFLHSTWSAAFDAQSTMVIGGNFVKVLAWYDNEWGFSCRMTELIELIGKKAGF
- a CDS encoding phosphoglycerate kinase codes for the protein MPRILTMDDYDFKGKTALVRVDFNSPIDPKTKKVLDDTRIKAHGESTVKELSQKGAKVVILAHQGRPGDADFTPLKEHAQILGKILAKPVKYVDDVFGEKAQKAIKELKNGEILILDNVRSFADEQKKGTPEDHAKTEMVEKLAPLANVFVNDAFAAAHRAHVSIVGFTGVLPSVAGRIMEREVTALTKVVQNPEKPCVYVLGGAKADDALKISQYVLKNKIADHVLTGGVVGHLFLAAKGIDLGKPNMEFLEKKELTQFISGIKDLMKNYARNIEVPVDLAVETDGKRMEIPVSKLPTKYPIFDIGSETAKKYVGIVKGAKSIVVSGPMGVFENKQFALGTTKTFEAIASSKAFSLVGGGHSIAAVEELGLAKKMGYVSTAGGALIEFLMGEQLPGVVALVKAAARA
- a CDS encoding PAC2 family protein, encoding MDKSVFRVLSKPVFEKPVLVEGLPGFGNVGRLAARLLIEFTRGETFAELYSPAFPDFVNVEKDGVARPPHYEFSRAVFGKAEFLVLTGEAQLARDDVLAHYRLCSEILDFGEQFGCKFLATMGGVPQPRPAGEVYVAATSAKLAVETMEKGAVLYGSGRIAGAAGLMLGLAKERRWEGICLLGATTGLKADKNAAFNVFKFLMRLFGVEAGLNNRKPETTQEKT